GCTGAGACCGATGGAACACCGCTATTTACCTCCTTAACGCCTGAGCAAACCGGGGTTACATTCGCCAACAACCTGACCGAAGGGCTCAACACCAATGTATTGATGTACGAGTACTTCTACAATGGGGGCGGTGTAGCCGTGGGCGACCTGAATGGCGATGGTCTGGACGATATTTATTTCAGCGGCAATATGGTTCCCAATCAGTTGTATCTGAATAAAGGGCAGATGAAGTTCACGGATGTGACGACTGCCGCCGGAGTAGCCGGACGCGAAGGGCCCTGGCGGACGGGCGTGTCGATGGCCGATGTTAACGGCGATGGGCGACTCGACTTATTCATCTGCTATTCAGGCAGTTTACCTCCCCAAAAACGAATCCCGCAGTTATTCATTAATGAGGGGGCCGATGCACAGGGAATTCCGCATTTTTCAGAACAGACTACACAGTGGGGCCTGGACCGACCTGGCCAGACTACACAGGGCACCTTCTTCGATTACGACCGCGATGGTGATCTGGACTTGTTTCTGCTGAACCATAACCCGCGTCTGCTACCCGTGCTTGACCCTGGCCCTACAGCGGCACTTCTCAAGCAAAGCAATCCCGAAATTGGTGTTCGTTTGCTGCAAAATACGGGCAATCATTTTGAAGACGTTACCGAAAAATCAGGCCTGAGCAGTTCTGTTCTAAGTTATGGACTGGGGCTGGGTGTTTCAGACCTAAATGGCGACGGCTGGCCCGATCTCTACATCTCCAACGACTATACTATTCCCGATTACCTGTACCTCAACAACCACGACGGAACATTTACGAACCAACTTAGCCGCAGCATCCGGCATACCTCCCACTTCTCGATGGGCAACGATGTGGCCGACGTAAACAACGACGCCCTGCCCGACATTCTAACCCTTGATATGTTGCCGGAAGATAACCGTAGGCAGAAACTGTTGATGGCCCCCGACAACTACGAAAAATTCGATCTCGCGGTATCCTCGGGTTTTTACTACCAGCATATGCGGAATATGCTGCAATTGAACCTGGGCAGGGAGCAGGGGGCAGGAAGTGAGAAAAAAAACTCGAACTCTTCGCACATTGCACCAAGCGCTACACCACTTTTCGCCGAAACTGGTCAACTGGCGGGTATTTCGAATACGGACTGGAGCTGGTCGCCCCTACTGGCCGATTACGACAACGATGGCTGGAAAGACCTATACGTGACCAATGGCTATGTACGCGACTATACAAATCAGGACTTTCTGAAATTTATGACGGATTACATGCGCAATCGCCCGGCCAATTTCAGTCGTGAAGATGTGCTGGAACTAGTCCACAAAATTCCGTCGTCGAATGTCTCGAACTACATGTTTCGCAACCGGGGTGGAGATCCATCGGGCGAGGTAACCTTTGCGAATGTCGGAGCCGCCTGGGGCCTTACCCAAACATCCAACAGCACCGGAGCCGCCTATGCCGACCTTGATAACGATGGTGACCTGGATCTAATCGTCAACAATACCAATCAGCCCGCCTTTATTTTCCAGAACGAAGCCAACGCCGAACGAAAACACCATTATCTGTCGGCAAAATTGGTCGGTGCAGGAGCCAATACACAGGGGATTGGGGCCAAAGTAACTGTTTACCAGGCTGGTCGTCAACAATATGTGGAACAGATGCCCATACGCGGCTACCAGTCCAGCATGTCGCCCCGACTGCATGTGGGCTTAGGAACCAATGCCACTATCGACTCCGTCCAGATTGTCTGGCCAATGGGTAAAAGTCAGGTACTCAAAGGGGTAAAAGCCGATCAGATTCTGACTATTCAGGAAAAAGAAGCTGGGACTCCTTTACCCGTTACTCCACCTGCTCCCCCACTCTTTCAGGAAATCGCTTCACCGATTCCGTTTACAGACCCCATCAACCGAACCAATGATTTCAAACGACAGATTTTGCTGGTCAACGCGCAGTCGTTCAATGGCCCTTGTCTAACCAAAGCCGATGTCAATGGCGATGGTTTAGAGGATGTGTTCATTGGCGGTAGTGGCGATCAGGCCGGAGCTTTGTTTACTCAGCAACCAGGTAATCGATTCCGGCAGGCTGCACAACCTGCTTTTATGGCCGATAAAGGGGGGATGGATACCGACGCCCTTTTCTTCGATGCCAATGCCGATGGCCATGCCGACCTATATGTGTGCCGGGGTGGATATGGCGATGTACTACCCGGCGATCCCCGCCTACAGGATCGACTCTATCTGAACGACGGCAAGGGGAATTTCACCAAAAGTCCGAACGCTCTTCCCGCCATGCTCAGCAGCAAAAGCTGTGTGCGAGCCACTGACATCAATGGCGATAGCAAACCTGATTTGTTTGTAGGTGGTCGGGTTGTACCGGGTCGTTACCCTGAAGCGCCCCAAAGTTACCTGCTCATCAACGATGGCAAAGGTCATTTTACGGACCAGACAGCCCAACTGGCTCCTACACTCGCGCAGATTGGAATGGTTACCGATGCAGCCTGGGTCGATCTGAATGCCGACCGAAAAGCCGAACTGGTACTTGTGGGCGAATGGTTGCCCATAACGGTACTGAGTCAGAGCGGTAATCAGTTCACCGATCAGACCAAAACCTACTTCGACAAAGAATACCGGGGCTGGTGGAACAAATTGCTGGTCGATGACCTGAACGGTGATGGCAAGGCCGATCTGGTGGTCGGCAATCAGGGGCTAAATACCCAATGCCGCGCCAGTGATACCGAGCCCGCCGAACTTATTTACAAGGACTTCGACAAAAACGGCAAAATCGACCCGATTTTGTGCCTGTATGTGCAGGGTAAAAGCTACCCCCACGCCACCCGCGACGAATTGCTCGACCAGCTAGGCATGCTTCGATTCCGGTTCACTAATTACGACAGTTATTCTAATGCCACGCTAAACGATGTATTCAAAAAAGAAGAACTGGATGATGCCGCTAAATTGACGGCCAATGAGCTAAAAACAAGCTGTTTTATAAGCACTTCCAGTGGGAAACTGACTGAAAAGCCGTTGCCTATAGCTGCTCAGATTTCGCCTGTTTTTACGATCACACCACTCGATTACAATCAGGATGGCCATAAAGATTTGTTGCTCTGTGGCAATACGTCACAGGTTCGTCTGCGTTTCGGTCGAGCCGATGCCAATTATGGTTTGTTGCTGAAAGGCGATGGGAAAGGAAATTTCCAGGCTGTTCCACAGGCTCAATCTGGCTTTCAACTGACAGGTGATGTGCGATCCGTACTATCAATCGGCAACAAGCTGTTATTTGGGATCAATCAGCAGGCGGTGCGAGCCTATCAAGTAACTGCAAAATCAAAAAAATAGAACCTCGACCATTTTACGCCCGTTTTTTGACCAGTTGCTACCCGCTCTATTCCCCTCTGCGGGGCTAAGTTTACAGTAGCAATGGCGCACGTATTACTCCGCATAATCGTGCCGGGCTACCCAAGTATCCCGCTGGTCTGAACAGGTTGTATGTTTTGTTTAGGTTAGGTTTGAAACCAGAAAGCAGGCTCTTATTAGGGCCTGCTTTTTTATGCTTCTAATTCATAGCGGGTGCAACTGCTTAAGAAGCTGTTTTGAGTTGGTGGTGGCAGGTGCTTCAATCTGCCCTCACTCTAACTGGACAAAATGCTGAAAATTGACTCAATCAAAACAGGGAAGCTGTTTAAGCGTTTATGAATTGAGCCAAAACAGTAACCTTTTTGTCATGCTGACGAAGGAAGCATCTTCGGTAGAAGCATTGTTGTAGCTACCGAAGATGCTTCCTTCGTCAGCATGACAAAAACGCTCATTTATAATTGTTTCTAAAAAATTCAAACAGCTTCAGCTTCTATAAAATCAAATCAATAGCGTATTAGCGTGAAGTAGATTTATCTTACGCTATTATTTTCCGAATCGGTACGCCATTGTCAGACCACCGAATTGCTCATTGTGCCGCATGGTTGCCGCTTCCCGCTGTTTATAGGTATACATAATCTGAAACGTCCAGCGAGGGGGCGAAAACAAAAGGCCAATGTCGTACCGATAGCCCCAATGCCGAAGCGGTGATAAAATGGCACCGGCATCGTTGGTAAAATACCCTCCCTGTACGGTTGCATTATACAACTGGTATTGAAAAGCAGGCTGCACAAACATATAAAATTCCGTAGATGTATGCGATGCCTCCCGACCAACACGGGCATTGAACCATGATGACTGATCGGGTTGGGTAAATCGACCGGCCCGAAACAGTAGTCCAGCCGATGCGTTGGTAAAGGTATTGCCAACCGTTAGCTGTGATAGACTATGCAGATCGAATCGGGATTTACGCCAGCAAGCGGGCAGTAACTCATGCCAGTATTGCCCCTGCAGATTAACGCCAACTTCATTGTGAATCTGATAGTTCCAGCCTTTGGGATGAAGCAGATCAAACGTTTTGTGGATAAAAATCTGGGTTTGTTCTGCCAGCGAATTTTCCCCAATCGTACCTACTGAGACAGACGTTTTCAGGACATGTCCTTTTTTATAAAAAAACGTTAACCCTTTCTGCGCATACAAGTACCCGGCAAACGGACGATCCATCAAATCTTTCGTAGTTTTCGGTGTCACAAACTCTGGCGTAAAGATCATCTGCCCTGCCTGATACTGACCGACTATTTTCGAGAGTCGGCTCGTTTCACGGATGCGGTTATTGAGGCCGACGGGTGCGTAATTCAGCGTGACAAACAAGCCATTGGTGTAGTATCCATCATGCAGATTCAAGCAATAGTTGTCATTTTCGGACGAAACGTTCAACTCATATGGATGCTGCTGACCAAAACATGTGCCCGCACAAAAGATCAGAAAAAAAAGTCGTAGCTGTCGGGCCATCCGGTCAATCATCACGAAGAGCAAGTAATTGAGTAAATAACCAGATTCCGGTTTCCTACTTGTACCCAACATCAGAACCGCTTCTCCAAATTGTATGGAAGACGGTCCGTGCCTTTACCATCCTTTTGTATGAGCCATTTTTCTGGACTAATTTAAGCGGGCAAATCGGTAAAGCACCGTTCAGCTACTCTGTTCGGTCTGTGTACGCATGGCAAACTTCAAATTAGTCATTTTCGATTTCGACGGCACACTGGCCGATTCATTCCCGTTCTTTCGACAGGCGTTCAATACCCTGGCCGACATCTATCAGTTTAAGCGGATTGACCTTAAAGAGGTTGATGAGATACGAGGACTTAACGTGCGCCAGATGATGAAACACGTTGGTATGCCAGCCTGGAAAATGCCATTTGTGGCCCGCACGTTTATTCGATTGATGGGCGATAACATCCATCAAATTCAACTGTTCGATGGGATTACTGATTTGCTCAAGCAGCTTGCCAGCCAGGGCGTTCAATTAGCTATTGTCAGTTCCAACTCGGAGGAAAATATCCGTCGCGTACTCGGGCCAGAAAGCGCATCGTTGATCCGTTATTACCGGTGTGGCACCGCTATTTTTGGCAAATCCAGTCAATTCAGGAAAGTGGCAGCTAAAAGTGGCATTTCGCCCCAGGACATACTTTGTGTAGGAGACGAAGTTCGGGACCTGGAAGCAGCCCACAAGGAACACATGGCATTTGGCGCTGTAGCCTGGGGGTTTACCCGAAGCGATATTTTTAGCACTTACTCGGGTATTGACCTGTTTACCACAGTGGATGATATTCTCCGCGCTGTGTGCGGCAAACACCCGACTCCTCATTAAGCATAGTACCTTTAAAAAAACCGCCAGGACGCGAAGACGCGAAGACGCAAGGAAACGTTACTTCTTTGCGTCTTCGCGTCCTGGCGGTTCAACCC
This window of the Spirosoma aerolatum genome carries:
- a CDS encoding VCBS repeat-containing protein translates to MKTAISLGLLLGIICLTSCKHSDSSNTAETDGTPLFTSLTPEQTGVTFANNLTEGLNTNVLMYEYFYNGGGVAVGDLNGDGLDDIYFSGNMVPNQLYLNKGQMKFTDVTTAAGVAGREGPWRTGVSMADVNGDGRLDLFICYSGSLPPQKRIPQLFINEGADAQGIPHFSEQTTQWGLDRPGQTTQGTFFDYDRDGDLDLFLLNHNPRLLPVLDPGPTAALLKQSNPEIGVRLLQNTGNHFEDVTEKSGLSSSVLSYGLGLGVSDLNGDGWPDLYISNDYTIPDYLYLNNHDGTFTNQLSRSIRHTSHFSMGNDVADVNNDALPDILTLDMLPEDNRRQKLLMAPDNYEKFDLAVSSGFYYQHMRNMLQLNLGREQGAGSEKKNSNSSHIAPSATPLFAETGQLAGISNTDWSWSPLLADYDNDGWKDLYVTNGYVRDYTNQDFLKFMTDYMRNRPANFSREDVLELVHKIPSSNVSNYMFRNRGGDPSGEVTFANVGAAWGLTQTSNSTGAAYADLDNDGDLDLIVNNTNQPAFIFQNEANAERKHHYLSAKLVGAGANTQGIGAKVTVYQAGRQQYVEQMPIRGYQSSMSPRLHVGLGTNATIDSVQIVWPMGKSQVLKGVKADQILTIQEKEAGTPLPVTPPAPPLFQEIASPIPFTDPINRTNDFKRQILLVNAQSFNGPCLTKADVNGDGLEDVFIGGSGDQAGALFTQQPGNRFRQAAQPAFMADKGGMDTDALFFDANADGHADLYVCRGGYGDVLPGDPRLQDRLYLNDGKGNFTKSPNALPAMLSSKSCVRATDINGDSKPDLFVGGRVVPGRYPEAPQSYLLINDGKGHFTDQTAQLAPTLAQIGMVTDAAWVDLNADRKAELVLVGEWLPITVLSQSGNQFTDQTKTYFDKEYRGWWNKLLVDDLNGDGKADLVVGNQGLNTQCRASDTEPAELIYKDFDKNGKIDPILCLYVQGKSYPHATRDELLDQLGMLRFRFTNYDSYSNATLNDVFKKEELDDAAKLTANELKTSCFISTSSGKLTEKPLPIAAQISPVFTITPLDYNQDGHKDLLLCGNTSQVRLRFGRADANYGLLLKGDGKGNFQAVPQAQSGFQLTGDVRSVLSIGNKLLFGINQQAVRAYQVTAKSKK
- a CDS encoding lipid A deacylase LpxR family protein, whose amino-acid sequence is MARQLRLFFLIFCAGTCFGQQHPYELNVSSENDNYCLNLHDGYYTNGLFVTLNYAPVGLNNRIRETSRLSKIVGQYQAGQMIFTPEFVTPKTTKDLMDRPFAGYLYAQKGLTFFYKKGHVLKTSVSVGTIGENSLAEQTQIFIHKTFDLLHPKGWNYQIHNEVGVNLQGQYWHELLPACWRKSRFDLHSLSQLTVGNTFTNASAGLLFRAGRFTQPDQSSWFNARVGREASHTSTEFYMFVQPAFQYQLYNATVQGGYFTNDAGAILSPLRHWGYRYDIGLLFSPPRWTFQIMYTYKQREAATMRHNEQFGGLTMAYRFGK
- a CDS encoding HAD hydrolase-like protein, which gives rise to MANFKLVIFDFDGTLADSFPFFRQAFNTLADIYQFKRIDLKEVDEIRGLNVRQMMKHVGMPAWKMPFVARTFIRLMGDNIHQIQLFDGITDLLKQLASQGVQLAIVSSNSEENIRRVLGPESASLIRYYRCGTAIFGKSSQFRKVAAKSGISPQDILCVGDEVRDLEAAHKEHMAFGAVAWGFTRSDIFSTYSGIDLFTTVDDILRAVCGKHPTPH